The Aliivibrio fischeri genome contains a region encoding:
- a CDS encoding efflux RND transporter periplasmic adaptor subunit has product MKSKTLLASIISAALLVGCSDESTAQRAPQAPLVGTYTVEPISYQQGKTYIGRIEAMEDASISAQVSGYIQSRQFKEGQMVEKGDVLFQIDPSSFEAQVANAKAGITQANAALKKAQLDFNRGKNLLPKGNISQAEFDGLTAQLLSAEAQVEAAQAQLKLAQVNLSYTTITAPFTGRISDSKASIGDLVSPASGVLTTLVSLDPIHTRFTISERERLMMGIDAIEGDGKGASSQVEVVLNLENGKEYKHLGKVDFIGNRIDKTTGTLTLRALVDNPEHTLLPGQHINVNLREKQPTEVLVAPRRAVQSDLEGDFVMVLTEGNIAERRNVTLGKQLPEGVIISSGINANEQVLVKGLQRVRNGVQVRLENTES; this is encoded by the coding sequence ATGAAATCCAAAACGCTTCTTGCTTCAATCATTAGTGCAGCTTTACTCGTTGGCTGTAGTGATGAATCAACTGCTCAACGAGCTCCGCAAGCCCCACTTGTTGGAACTTACACCGTTGAACCTATTTCGTACCAACAAGGAAAAACCTACATTGGTCGAATCGAAGCCATGGAAGATGCTTCAATCTCAGCTCAAGTTTCAGGATATATTCAGTCTCGCCAGTTTAAAGAAGGCCAAATGGTTGAGAAGGGTGATGTGCTTTTTCAAATTGATCCTTCTTCTTTCGAAGCCCAAGTTGCCAACGCAAAAGCCGGAATAACTCAGGCTAATGCCGCGCTTAAAAAAGCTCAGTTAGATTTTAATCGTGGCAAAAATCTATTACCTAAAGGCAATATTAGCCAAGCTGAATTTGATGGTCTAACCGCGCAATTATTGAGTGCGGAAGCGCAAGTCGAGGCCGCTCAAGCGCAATTGAAGTTGGCACAAGTTAACCTATCTTACACTACCATTACAGCGCCATTCACAGGTCGAATTAGTGACAGTAAAGCCAGTATTGGTGATTTAGTATCTCCAGCATCTGGTGTGTTAACCACTTTAGTTAGCTTAGACCCAATTCATACTCGTTTTACCATCAGTGAGCGTGAGCGTTTGATGATGGGAATTGATGCGATTGAAGGAGATGGAAAAGGGGCATCAAGCCAAGTGGAAGTGGTATTGAACCTTGAAAATGGTAAAGAGTATAAACATCTTGGCAAAGTCGATTTCATTGGTAACCGTATCGACAAAACAACCGGCACATTAACACTGCGTGCTTTGGTTGATAACCCTGAACATACGCTACTTCCTGGTCAACATATCAATGTAAATCTTAGAGAGAAGCAGCCAACAGAAGTCTTAGTGGCTCCAAGACGTGCAGTACAAAGTGATTTAGAAGGCGATTTTGTCATGGTATTAACCGAAGGTAATATTGCAGAGCGTCGTAATGTCACTCTAGGCAAGCAATTACCTGAAGGCGTGATCATCAGTTCGGGAATTAACGCCAATGAACAAGTGTTAGTAAAAGGATTACAACGTGTAAGAAACGGAGTCCAGGTTCGTTTAGAGAACACGGAGTCTTAA
- the rlmF gene encoding 23S rRNA (adenine(1618)-N(6))-methyltransferase RlmF: protein MTNTKSNVTKKSLHPRNKHTGNYDFPALIKACAELKPFVETNQYGNESINFSDPQAVKALNKALLAHFYNVPFWDIPQGYLCPPIPGRADYIHNIADLLAITNEGTIPTGKKVKGLDVGVGANCVYPIIGNREYQWSFVGSDIDPQSIKMASFIANNNPSLKGIECRLQKNEENIFKGIIKPTEFFDFTMCNPPFHASEAEATAGTERKQKNLAANKAKKGHAFQEMQNAKALNFGGQKAELWCEGGELAFILKMAQQSREFSLQVQWFTTLISKKENVAELYKELEKIGVKTIKTIEMAQGQKISRFVAWTYQANVNL from the coding sequence ATGACAAATACTAAATCAAACGTTACTAAGAAATCATTGCACCCACGTAATAAACACACGGGAAACTATGATTTTCCCGCTCTGATTAAGGCGTGTGCAGAATTAAAACCGTTTGTTGAGACCAATCAATACGGTAATGAATCGATTAATTTTTCAGACCCTCAAGCGGTTAAAGCGTTAAATAAAGCGTTATTAGCGCATTTCTACAATGTACCGTTTTGGGATATTCCGCAGGGCTACCTGTGTCCACCGATTCCGGGGCGTGCGGATTACATTCACAATATTGCTGATTTACTTGCTATTACTAATGAAGGGACAATCCCAACAGGTAAGAAAGTAAAAGGTTTAGATGTGGGTGTGGGGGCAAACTGTGTTTATCCAATTATTGGTAATCGTGAATATCAGTGGAGTTTTGTTGGCTCAGACATTGATCCTCAATCGATTAAAATGGCCTCGTTCATTGCCAATAATAACCCAAGTTTAAAAGGCATTGAGTGTCGCCTGCAAAAGAATGAAGAGAACATTTTTAAAGGTATTATCAAGCCAACTGAGTTTTTTGACTTTACTATGTGTAATCCTCCTTTCCATGCATCAGAAGCAGAAGCGACAGCAGGAACTGAGCGTAAGCAAAAAAATCTAGCGGCAAATAAAGCGAAAAAAGGCCACGCTTTCCAAGAGATGCAGAATGCAAAAGCATTGAACTTTGGTGGTCAAAAAGCGGAATTGTGGTGTGAAGGTGGTGAATTGGCCTTTATCCTTAAAATGGCTCAGCAAAGTCGTGAGTTTTCATTACAAGTACAATGGTTTACTACATTGATTTCTAAGAAAGAAAATGTAGCGGAGCTGTATAAAGAATTAGAAAAGATCGGCGTTAAAACGATTAAAACCATTGAAATGGCTCAAGGGCAAAAAATCAGTCGTTTTGTGGCTTGGACTTACCAGGCTAATGTAAATTTGTAA
- a CDS encoding YibL family ribosome-associated protein: MSVKEELQKIHNRLDRCKHRLAAAQKRDDQPVVKQFLHEIQTLEKKLTKLKGKQQFETGNKGTEVRNLAFNRAITKAEQADMGKLKKSVRGLVVVHPMTALGKELGLKEMTGYAPQAF, encoded by the coding sequence ATGAGTGTAAAAGAAGAACTGCAAAAAATTCATAACCGTTTAGATCGTTGTAAGCACCGTTTAGCGGCTGCGCAAAAGCGTGATGATCAACCAGTCGTTAAGCAATTCTTGCATGAAATTCAAACGCTTGAAAAGAAACTAACAAAGCTTAAAGGTAAGCAACAGTTTGAAACAGGTAATAAAGGTACTGAAGTACGTAACCTAGCTTTCAATCGTGCAATCACTAAAGCTGAACAAGCTGATATGGGTAAACTTAAAAAATCAGTTCGTGGTTTAGTTGTTGTTCACCCAATGACAGCACTAGGTAAAGAGCTTGGCCTTAAAGAAATGACAGGTTATGCACCACAAGCATTCTAA
- a CDS encoding ATP-dependent DNA helicase RecQ, producing MYQQTLKETFGFDSLRGGQQQVIEKVLNGHSSAAIFPTGSGKSLCYQLPALILPNLTLVISPLLALMKDQIAFLKSKGIAAASIDSTQTREETQAILQGVRNGEIKILMISVERLKNERFRQFIAQINISLLVVDEAHCISEWGHNFRPDYLKLPQDREALNIPQVLLLTATATPAVIEDMSKKFNIAQDDIVITGFYRSNLDISIIPVEEEQKRSALFATLKQRPDQPSIVYVTLQQTAENVAQWLQSNGIQAKAYHAGLKNDVRETIQHQFMHGEINCIVATIAFGMGVDKSDIRQVIHFDLPKSIENYSQEIGRAGRDGLPSFCTVLANTSGLNVLENFVYGDTPDREAIQYVLDDIYQANETWETQLLRLSKDSNVRQLPLKTLLVYLELKKIIQAKYSYYADYRFKTLIPVNDIIAKFQTERQQFVSTIFQCSPKAKTWHTVDFDALWMGFRGERKRVIAALDYFNEQGWIELESKQMTEVYQVLNKVESTHVLSQEQHQLFKNKEQSEINRIHAMLDFFETKSCLSHALAHYFADFNAPEKCGHCSACRSEAAVLPRSSSHFIADDENVKAWCQELQNSSKEPLANAVFARFLCGIPTPLTSKIRANKMQGFGKFESQPFFEVLELVGKLNG from the coding sequence ATGTATCAACAAACATTAAAAGAAACATTTGGCTTTGATTCTCTAAGAGGCGGTCAACAGCAAGTAATTGAGAAAGTGCTAAACGGTCACTCATCTGCTGCTATTTTTCCAACTGGATCAGGTAAGTCTCTTTGTTACCAACTGCCTGCGCTTATTTTACCAAATCTTACCTTAGTTATTTCTCCACTTTTGGCTTTAATGAAGGATCAAATCGCTTTTTTAAAAAGTAAAGGTATTGCTGCTGCATCAATCGATTCCACCCAAACAAGAGAAGAAACTCAAGCCATTTTACAAGGCGTAAGAAACGGTGAAATTAAAATATTAATGATCTCTGTTGAACGTTTAAAGAATGAACGCTTTCGTCAGTTTATTGCTCAAATTAATATTTCATTATTAGTGGTGGATGAAGCGCACTGTATTTCGGAATGGGGTCACAATTTCAGACCCGATTACCTAAAACTACCACAGGATCGCGAAGCTCTGAATATTCCTCAGGTATTACTTCTAACCGCTACAGCAACACCTGCGGTTATTGAAGATATGAGTAAAAAATTCAATATTGCTCAAGATGATATTGTGATCACAGGTTTCTACCGTTCGAATCTAGATATCTCAATCATTCCGGTTGAAGAAGAGCAAAAACGCTCAGCGCTGTTTGCAACATTAAAACAACGACCAGACCAACCAAGTATTGTATATGTCACGTTACAGCAAACCGCTGAAAACGTCGCTCAATGGCTGCAAAGTAACGGTATTCAAGCTAAGGCTTACCACGCAGGTTTAAAAAATGACGTCCGTGAAACGATTCAACATCAATTTATGCACGGTGAAATAAATTGTATCGTAGCTACCATAGCATTTGGTATGGGAGTCGATAAATCGGATATTCGACAAGTCATTCATTTTGATTTACCTAAATCTATTGAAAACTATTCACAAGAAATTGGCCGTGCAGGACGTGATGGTTTACCTTCTTTTTGTACTGTGTTAGCCAACACCTCTGGCTTAAATGTATTAGAGAACTTTGTGTATGGCGATACACCAGACAGAGAAGCAATCCAATATGTGCTAGATGATATTTACCAAGCAAATGAAACGTGGGAAACACAACTACTACGTTTATCTAAAGACAGCAATGTTCGTCAGTTACCCTTAAAAACGCTACTCGTTTATTTAGAGTTGAAAAAAATCATTCAAGCTAAATACAGCTACTATGCCGATTATCGGTTTAAAACTCTTATTCCAGTAAACGATATTATTGCTAAGTTTCAAACGGAACGTCAGCAATTCGTATCAACTATTTTTCAGTGTTCACCAAAAGCAAAAACTTGGCACACAGTCGATTTTGATGCCTTATGGATGGGATTCCGAGGTGAACGAAAACGTGTGATCGCTGCATTAGATTATTTTAATGAACAAGGTTGGATAGAGCTTGAAAGTAAGCAAATGACTGAGGTTTATCAGGTTTTAAACAAAGTTGAAAGTACGCATGTTCTCTCTCAAGAGCAGCATCAACTATTCAAAAATAAAGAACAGAGTGAAATAAATCGAATTCATGCCATGTTGGATTTTTTTGAAACCAAAAGCTGTTTAAGCCATGCCCTTGCTCATTACTTTGCTGATTTTAATGCGCCAGAAAAATGTGGTCACTGCTCTGCTTGTCGATCTGAAGCTGCCGTTTTGCCTCGCAGTTCGTCTCACTTTATTGCTGATGATGAAAATGTAAAAGCATGGTGTCAAGAACTTCAAAACAGCAGCAAAGAGCCATTAGCAAATGCCGTTTTTGCACGTTTTTTATGTGGTATTCCAACCCCATTAACCAGCAAAATTAGAGCAAATAAAATGCAAGGATTTGGGAAGTTTGAATCTCAGCCTTTTTTTGAAGTACTTGAATTAGTCGGAAAATTGAACGGATAA
- a CDS encoding FapA family protein, producing the protein MIEKFLAFSEKKSAVHFVIPEDASLTSPIACSDIDNALSAMGVGHYYQYQSSINEIIAAINNGDITSFNNVMIAQCLDAQLVVHMQDDEMKASMTVTGAYGGHPVRGPEIIQALTENGITKGVKKEALKVLLLKGKDLAPGETYSDVIAVGREAVEGQDTQFEALVPNIHERVLQPQETDDGHVDMRDLGNVISVKQNTPLMRRIPATQGTSGKTITGKIITATPGTDTPFQVYPGSSISPTDPNLLIADIDGTPLINKSGVGIDNLLTLKTVNATSGHVSFEGSIFIQQDIESGMKVTATGSITVGGFIENAEVTAKHDITVMHGIIGRPVQDGEPLTCIVSSEGTITSKLAQNAHLMAHKDVHITLHANHCLIESLGSIFVIDKAERNGTISGGNLIANGAIKTANLGIEGGAYTKVQAFHDFETQKEGLHLLQKQINEVKTQLIKISNIQMEQQPSELAEKILRSKEKSEQDLQVLGSKLQREQITFNNGLKDNTVFVTNKIFPRVDVQFNTHHLVTKREYSPSKISYSGYEIDVEPIMIKKK; encoded by the coding sequence ATGATTGAAAAGTTTTTAGCGTTTTCAGAAAAAAAATCTGCTGTACATTTTGTGATCCCAGAAGATGCATCACTCACCTCTCCTATTGCTTGCTCAGACATAGATAATGCATTGAGTGCAATGGGAGTCGGCCATTATTATCAATATCAAAGTAGTATTAATGAAATCATTGCTGCAATTAACAATGGCGATATTACCTCATTTAATAATGTCATGATTGCTCAGTGCTTGGATGCTCAACTCGTCGTTCATATGCAAGATGATGAAATGAAAGCATCAATGACAGTGACTGGAGCTTATGGCGGTCATCCTGTTCGTGGTCCTGAAATCATTCAAGCATTAACAGAAAATGGCATCACTAAAGGCGTGAAAAAGGAGGCTTTAAAAGTTCTCTTGCTCAAAGGAAAAGATCTTGCTCCGGGAGAAACCTACTCAGATGTTATCGCTGTTGGTCGTGAAGCGGTCGAAGGACAAGATACACAGTTTGAAGCCTTAGTACCCAATATTCATGAACGTGTACTCCAGCCACAAGAAACTGATGATGGCCATGTGGATATGCGTGATTTAGGTAATGTCATTAGCGTGAAACAAAATACGCCACTAATGAGGCGAATTCCAGCAACACAAGGTACTAGTGGCAAAACCATTACAGGAAAAATTATTACAGCAACACCGGGAACGGATACCCCTTTCCAAGTTTATCCTGGCTCATCTATTTCTCCTACCGATCCAAACTTACTTATCGCTGATATTGATGGTACCCCATTAATCAATAAATCTGGCGTTGGTATTGATAACTTACTGACATTAAAAACCGTTAACGCTACATCTGGTCATGTCTCTTTTGAGGGCAGTATTTTCATTCAACAGGATATTGAATCAGGAATGAAAGTTACCGCGACAGGGAGCATTACTGTTGGTGGTTTTATCGAAAATGCGGAAGTCACAGCAAAACACGATATCACTGTCATGCACGGTATTATTGGTCGCCCAGTACAGGATGGAGAGCCTTTGACTTGCATCGTAAGCTCAGAAGGTACTATTACATCAAAATTGGCTCAAAATGCCCATTTAATGGCTCATAAGGACGTTCATATTACGCTCCATGCTAATCACTGTTTGATTGAATCTTTAGGCTCTATTTTTGTTATCGATAAAGCAGAAAGAAACGGGACCATCAGCGGTGGTAACTTAATCGCAAATGGTGCAATTAAAACCGCTAACCTTGGTATAGAAGGTGGCGCATATACCAAAGTTCAAGCTTTCCATGATTTTGAAACTCAAAAAGAAGGCCTCCATTTACTTCAAAAGCAGATAAATGAAGTTAAAACCCAACTGATTAAAATCTCAAATATTCAAATGGAACAACAGCCAAGTGAATTGGCTGAAAAGATCTTACGTTCAAAAGAAAAATCAGAGCAAGATTTACAAGTTTTAGGTTCAAAACTTCAGCGAGAACAAATCACGTTTAATAATGGTTTAAAAGACAACACCGTTTTTGTCACCAACAAGATTTTCCCGCGAGTGGATGTTCAGTTTAATACACACCACTTAGTTACAAAGAGAGAATATAGCCCAAGTAAGATCTCTTATTCTGGCTATGAAATCGATGTCGAACCTATCATGATAAAAAAGAAATAA
- the punC gene encoding purine nucleoside transporter PunC, with product MDNKKQSIPYIWLAGLSMLGFLATDMYLPAFDIIRGDLGTTENMIGLTLSIFLLGMAIGQLFYGRLTQKLGTKKSLIVGLSIFAISSLAASFSTSVEMLLVARFFQALGACSANVIWQAMVIQRYDAKTSQRVFATIMPLVALSPALAPLLGAAIEKFYGWSMIFVTLTVIGVGLALRTFVDKEPKQEKMTSEKSITFRDVIKSKKFTGNMLIYAASSAIFFAWLTGSPFVMTQMGYSGADIGLSYVPQTIAFIVGGYGCRWALERFDAQQVLPWILKLSIASVATVFLVSWRMDVSSIIPMLIPFCFLAAANGAIYPIVVNNALVDFKEGSAVASGLLNFLQMLFCVAASAMVSSISYLGAISMGSIMLLQLVFLFIGAVMVFKVNKEERAALATQ from the coding sequence ATGGACAATAAAAAACAATCGATTCCTTATATTTGGCTTGCTGGCCTAAGTATGCTGGGTTTCTTAGCAACTGATATGTATCTACCTGCATTCGATATCATCCGTGGTGATCTAGGTACTACTGAAAACATGATTGGTTTAACCCTAAGTATTTTCTTGTTAGGTATGGCAATTGGTCAACTTTTTTACGGTAGACTAACTCAAAAATTAGGTACAAAAAAATCATTAATCGTTGGTTTAAGCATTTTTGCAATCAGTAGTTTGGCTGCTTCATTTTCAACCAGTGTAGAAATGTTACTAGTCGCTCGCTTTTTCCAAGCGTTAGGTGCGTGTAGTGCAAACGTTATTTGGCAAGCAATGGTGATTCAGCGTTATGATGCAAAAACATCACAACGTGTTTTTGCTACTATCATGCCTCTTGTTGCTCTTTCTCCTGCCTTAGCTCCATTATTGGGTGCAGCAATTGAAAAGTTCTACGGTTGGTCAATGATTTTCGTAACACTAACTGTGATTGGTGTTGGTCTAGCACTACGTACTTTTGTAGACAAAGAACCAAAACAAGAAAAAATGACTTCTGAGAAAAGCATTACATTCCGTGATGTTATTAAGTCAAAAAAATTCACAGGTAACATGCTAATTTATGCAGCAAGTTCAGCGATCTTCTTTGCATGGTTAACGGGTTCACCGTTTGTAATGACGCAAATGGGCTACTCAGGTGCTGATATCGGTTTAAGTTATGTTCCACAAACTATTGCATTTATCGTTGGTGGTTACGGTTGCCGTTGGGCACTAGAGCGTTTTGATGCTCAACAAGTTCTTCCATGGATTTTAAAACTGTCGATTGCAAGCGTGGCTACTGTATTCTTAGTGTCGTGGAGAATGGATGTATCTTCTATTATCCCAATGCTAATTCCGTTTTGCTTCTTAGCAGCAGCAAATGGTGCAATTTACCCAATCGTAGTAAATAACGCATTGGTTGATTTTAAAGAGGGCAGTGCCGTAGCTTCTGGTCTACTAAACTTCTTACAAATGCTTTTCTGTGTAGCAGCAAGTGCAATGGTTTCAAGCATTAGTTACCTAGGTGCAATCTCTATGGGTAGCATCATGTTATTGCAACTTGTGTTCTTATTTATTGGTGCTGTAATGGTATTTAAAGTAAATAAAGAAGAAAGAGCGGCATTAGCAACTCAATAA
- the pdxH gene encoding pyridoxamine 5'-phosphate oxidase yields the protein MELEDIRRDYSLGGLRRADLPQEPVELFELWLKQAVEAKLTDPTAMTVATVDETGQPFQRIVLLKHFDKTGFVFYTNLGSRKAQQLEQHSKISLHFPWHPLERQVHITGTVEKLTALENMKYFTSRPKESQIAAWASKQSSRLTARAALEGKYLELKQKFAKGEIPVPKFWGGFRIKIDSIEFWQGGDHRLHDRFLYSKDKNDWQIDRLAP from the coding sequence ATGGAATTAGAAGATATTCGTCGTGATTATAGCCTTGGTGGTTTACGAAGAGCCGATTTACCTCAAGAGCCTGTAGAATTGTTTGAATTATGGTTAAAACAAGCAGTGGAAGCCAAATTGACCGATCCTACAGCGATGACGGTGGCTACAGTAGATGAGACTGGACAACCGTTTCAACGTATTGTGCTATTAAAACATTTTGATAAGACAGGTTTTGTTTTTTATACCAACTTAGGTTCTCGTAAAGCACAACAGCTAGAGCAACACAGTAAGATATCACTGCATTTCCCATGGCATCCACTTGAGCGTCAGGTTCATATTACAGGCACTGTTGAGAAATTAACGGCTCTTGAGAACATGAAATATTTCACATCAAGACCAAAAGAAAGTCAGATAGCCGCATGGGCAAGTAAACAGAGTAGTCGTTTAACTGCAAGAGCCGCTCTTGAAGGTAAGTACCTAGAGTTAAAACAAAAGTTTGCAAAAGGAGAGATCCCTGTTCCTAAGTTTTGGGGCGGATTTAGAATTAAGATCGATTCTATAGAGTTTTGGCAGGGAGGAGATCATCGACTTCATGACCGATTCTTATACAGTAAAGATAAAAATGATTGGCAGATCGATCGTTTAGCGCCATGA
- a CDS encoding type I secretion C-terminal target domain-containing protein — MIGSWSADGWIGSEDIYDNYHTSLQWDDLQFSFIGSGNETNIEIRASGEVNSNGRGTLIDNIVIDEHNGVQAGNNESSTEIILSNYISGSLSDTDGSESLSYEISNLPDEVQVFVDGVALPIIDGTVVITAEQLASAKMVFDVNYKGLFTLSVTAIATETSNGSIAKSEPKHIDFIVADKNMTTDVVKPDVLSNGDFVDSVQVIFPGTAYEDTNWATAGSGKPSVNLGINETKDGLIVDVGAAGDDVYLGSGNDIIYLGDSYASNYDGDLNDVKVKLAQSLLDDVFSKGSDLSHLQGGIESGGFTTLTAASNAYLDIGHGGDGNDMIFGQGGIDVIFGGAGDDYLDGGNGNDGLRGGTGNDHLLGGEGNDILIGGLGDDILVGGIGDDIFKWVDQGADSGIDTITDFTKGEDLIDITEILNDDVHQNDLNDLLEHITISEDGDDLTLSITDDAGKDHTIVVEGGIGSFGLDNANFSNQAEILTKLLDEQLFKLDDTI; from the coding sequence GTGATTGGCAGTTGGTCTGCTGATGGTTGGATTGGTTCTGAAGATATTTATGATAATTACCACACAAGTTTACAGTGGGATGATTTACAATTTAGTTTTATAGGCTCTGGTAATGAAACTAATATTGAAATTAGGGCTTCTGGTGAAGTTAACTCTAATGGACGAGGGACACTTATCGATAATATTGTTATTGATGAACATAATGGCGTCCAAGCCGGAAATAATGAATCATCAACTGAGATAATTTTAAGTAATTATATTTCAGGTAGCTTATCAGATACAGATGGTTCTGAAAGCTTAAGTTATGAGATATCTAATTTACCTGATGAAGTACAAGTATTTGTGGATGGTGTAGCTTTACCTATAATTGATGGTACTGTTGTAATTACCGCTGAGCAATTAGCAAGTGCTAAAATGGTATTTGATGTAAATTATAAGGGCTTATTTACACTATCTGTTACTGCTATTGCAACCGAAACATCAAATGGCTCCATTGCGAAAAGTGAGCCTAAGCATATTGATTTCATTGTTGCAGATAAAAATATGACAACTGACGTTGTTAAACCTGATGTTTTATCAAATGGTGATTTTGTCGATTCAGTTCAGGTTATTTTCCCTGGTACCGCATATGAAGATACTAATTGGGCTACTGCTGGTTCAGGTAAACCATCTGTTAACCTTGGTATAAATGAAACTAAAGACGGATTAATTGTAGATGTTGGAGCGGCTGGAGATGACGTATATCTTGGTAGTGGAAATGATATCATTTATTTAGGAGATAGTTACGCTAGCAACTATGATGGTGATCTGAATGACGTTAAAGTTAAATTAGCTCAAAGTTTACTTGATGATGTATTTAGTAAAGGTAGTGATTTAAGTCATTTACAGGGCGGTATTGAGTCTGGAGGATTTACTACTTTAACCGCTGCAAGTAACGCTTATTTGGATATAGGTCATGGCGGTGATGGTAATGATATGATTTTCGGTCAAGGTGGTATTGATGTCATATTTGGTGGCGCTGGCGATGATTATTTAGATGGTGGTAATGGTAATGATGGTCTTCGTGGTGGTACGGGAAATGACCACTTACTTGGTGGCGAAGGTAACGATATTTTAATTGGAGGCCTTGGAGACGATATCTTAGTTGGAGGTATTGGCGATGATATCTTCAAATGGGTTGATCAAGGGGCTGATTCAGGAATAGATACAATTACAGATTTCACTAAAGGTGAAGACTTAATTGATATTACTGAGATTTTAAATGATGATGTTCATCAAAATGATCTTAATGATTTACTTGAACATATAACTATCTCTGAAGATGGTGATGATTTAACGCTCTCGATTACAGATGATGCTGGTAAAGATCATACGATTGTTGTTGAAGGAGGTATTGGCTCGTTCGGATTGGATAATGCTAATTTCTCAAATCAAGCTGAGATCCTAACTAAACTACTTGATGAGCAACTTTTTAAATTAGATGACACGATCTAA